One genomic segment of Kiritimatiella glycovorans includes these proteins:
- a CDS encoding sugar phosphate isomerase/epimerase family protein, which translates to MSRPVTLFTGQWADMGIDELARKAAKWGYDGLELACWGDHCDPDRGAQDAAYARGRHELLAKHGLKCFAISNHLAGQLVCDPNDDARTDAFAPEDCAGDAEKKREWAIETTKNAARTAKNMGLSVVNGFTGSPVWHMLYSFPPLPPSAIDDGFGRFAELWNPILDVFDECGVKFALEVHPTEIAFDLYTAKRALEALNHREAFGFNFDPSHLEWQGMDPVKFIEAFPDRIYHVHMKDCATTLDGVSGILASHLDFGDPRRGWDFRSVGRGDVDFEAIIRALNAIGYDGPLSVEWEDAAMDREHGAEEACQYVKNIDFPKSGRAFDAAFGD; encoded by the coding sequence ATGAGCCGACCGGTAACACTGTTCACGGGCCAATGGGCCGACATGGGGATCGATGAACTCGCGCGGAAGGCCGCGAAGTGGGGCTACGACGGGCTTGAGCTGGCCTGCTGGGGGGATCACTGCGATCCCGACCGCGGGGCGCAGGATGCCGCGTACGCGAGGGGGCGCCACGAGCTTCTGGCGAAGCATGGGCTGAAGTGTTTTGCGATCAGCAATCATCTCGCCGGTCAGCTTGTATGTGACCCGAACGACGATGCACGCACGGACGCCTTCGCGCCGGAGGACTGCGCGGGCGACGCGGAAAAGAAGCGCGAATGGGCCATCGAAACGACCAAGAACGCGGCGCGCACCGCAAAGAACATGGGCCTGTCCGTGGTCAACGGTTTCACCGGATCGCCGGTCTGGCACATGCTGTATTCGTTTCCGCCGCTGCCGCCGTCGGCGATCGACGACGGATTCGGGCGCTTCGCGGAACTCTGGAACCCCATCCTGGACGTCTTTGACGAGTGCGGCGTTAAGTTCGCGCTGGAAGTGCATCCCACGGAGATCGCCTTCGACCTCTACACCGCGAAGCGCGCCCTCGAGGCCCTGAATCACCGGGAAGCTTTCGGATTCAATTTCGATCCGAGCCATCTCGAGTGGCAGGGCATGGACCCGGTCAAGTTCATCGAAGCCTTTCCCGATCGGATCTATCACGTGCACATGAAGGACTGCGCGACGACGCTCGACGGCGTATCCGGCATCCTGGCCTCGCACCTCGATTTCGGCGACCCGCGGCGCGGATGGGATTTCCGCAGCGTGGGGCGCGGCGATGTCGACTTCGAGGCGATCATCCGGGCGCTGAACGCCATCGGCTACGACGGTCCGCTCTCGGTTGAATGGGAGGATGCCGCCATGGATCGTGAACACGGTGCCGAGGAGGCCTGTCAGTATGTAAAGAACATCGACTTCCCGAAATCCGGCCGGGCCTTCGATGCCGCCTTCGGGGACTGA
- a CDS encoding Gfo/Idh/MocA family protein, giving the protein MKTGSVNRRGFVRAGAAVIGAPAIIPAYVLGAEAPSNDIVIAAIGQGGMGRGNTANLMRRRDCRVVAVCDVDPRRRAAGKTMVDNYYGNKDCLATEDYLEIVAREDIDAVMIALPDHWHARAAIDVLRSGKDVYGEKPVARTIREGRAICDAVERYGRIWQTGSWQRSQRNFLIGAEMVHNGVLGEIQRVEVGIPGGVHDSPLVPVTPPPEGFNYERWLGPAPWRPHRALGREGRTMHWNWRWIRDYGAGYLSDWCPHHLDIAHWGMGYDRTGPVKITEARGIFPERGLFNTPGQFYFKAHYADGHIIEVGCPPGMNMGTKWIGERGSIRVNRGGLLEIDPPELRHEYGRGNWKALTRSVNHHENFVRCIRSRRTTVAPAEVGHRTASVALLCEISLLLGRDVHWDPERESILNDPTANAMLGRTYREPWSL; this is encoded by the coding sequence ATGAAAACGGGTAGTGTGAACCGCCGCGGGTTTGTTCGCGCCGGGGCGGCCGTGATCGGCGCACCGGCGATCATCCCCGCTTACGTCCTGGGTGCTGAGGCCCCGAGTAACGACATCGTGATCGCCGCGATCGGCCAGGGCGGGATGGGCCGCGGAAATACGGCGAACCTGATGCGTCGGAGAGACTGCCGCGTCGTGGCGGTCTGCGACGTCGATCCGCGCCGCCGGGCGGCGGGCAAGACGATGGTCGACAACTATTACGGCAACAAGGACTGCCTGGCGACGGAAGACTACCTCGAGATCGTGGCCCGCGAGGATATCGATGCGGTCATGATCGCCCTGCCCGATCACTGGCACGCGCGGGCGGCGATTGATGTGCTTCGCTCGGGCAAGGATGTCTACGGCGAGAAGCCGGTCGCGCGCACCATTCGCGAGGGGCGCGCCATCTGTGACGCCGTCGAGCGGTATGGACGAATCTGGCAGACGGGAAGCTGGCAGCGATCCCAGCGCAACTTCCTGATCGGGGCCGAAATGGTACACAACGGTGTTCTGGGTGAAATCCAGCGGGTGGAGGTCGGTATCCCCGGCGGCGTCCACGACAGTCCGCTCGTGCCGGTCACGCCCCCGCCGGAAGGATTCAACTACGAGCGATGGCTCGGTCCCGCCCCGTGGCGTCCCCACCGCGCGCTTGGCCGCGAGGGACGAACCATGCACTGGAACTGGCGCTGGATTCGCGATTACGGCGCGGGTTATCTCTCGGACTGGTGTCCGCACCACCTCGACATCGCCCACTGGGGCATGGGTTACGACCGGACCGGGCCGGTGAAAATCACCGAGGCCCGGGGGATCTTCCCCGAAAGGGGGCTCTTCAACACACCGGGGCAGTTCTACTTCAAGGCCCATTACGCCGATGGTCACATCATTGAAGTCGGCTGCCCGCCGGGCATGAATATGGGCACAAAATGGATCGGCGAACGGGGATCGATCCGTGTCAACCGCGGGGGACTGCTGGAAATCGATCCGCCTGAACTTCGTCACGAATACGGCCGGGGCAATTGGAAGGCACTGACCCGTTCCGTCAATCACCACGAGAACTTTGTCCGCTGTATCCGGTCGCGCCGAACGACCGTCGCCCCCGCCGAAGTCGGCCATCGCACGGCGTCGGTGGCCCTGCTTTGTGAAATCTCACTGCTGCTCGGCCGCGACGTGCACTGGGATCCTGAGCGCGAGAGTATTCTTAACGA